Sequence from the Sardina pilchardus chromosome 15, fSarPil1.1, whole genome shotgun sequence genome:
ATGGCCAAGGAGACAATAGATGGCGCAGGTGGCAGCGTCGGCCGTAATTTGCTTTCTCAAATAGCATCTTTGGTATGTCAGGCTACAGAAAAAGAGTAGTTTGAGATAAATTGGGTGATCGCGTCATATTTGTGCCTAAATGTCACTGATGAATGCCTATATGTGGCCTAGGCTACTCACAGTAAACATGCGACGGCTGACACAAGTGCAGACAGAGCGCAGAGTCCATATGCGATACAAACTTTTTCTCCATCCTTGAAGCAGTTGGTAAGTACATCTCTCCTAAACCAAGATGATGACTCCGAAATAACGTTGTTTTTCTGAACCTTATCCCTATCTGCGTCTGCTAGAAACAGAACTTGAAACATTGCTGCTAATTCCAATTTTCACTCGAGTCTTACCAAGTGACTTCCTCGAATCGATTCCCTGTTAGAATCATGGCTTGCGACTAGGCAAAACTCGAAGAGCCCAAATTTAAGGGGCAACGTCTACAGTTTATAATTGCAAGTGTTAATCAGATCTGAGAACATAAAATAAGCGTGATGAATGAACTTTTTTTCCTGCTCAATGACTACTGATGTTCATTACTAATTATTTTGGATAGATGGAAATATTCTGGATAATTAtgacccctcccccacccaatTTCAATAGGCTTGCTATGGCCCAATTATAATATAACAAACTGAGTTACTCTATAAGAAAAACGAAGAGGCCAATGTaagaaaggccaaactgcaaaACCAGaattcttttgaaatgtgtcatgAAATCAGAAAGATGAAAACAGGAAAATATTTTATTCAAAACTGGAGTGAAAAGTTCAATAATCTGTCACAAGACATTAGTCAAACTATTTACAAAGGAGTGCACATTTTCAAGTCAGAGTGGCAATCAGaggttatttttgttttacagaTTCTCCAAGTAAGGATGTCATTGaattgtatgagtgtgttagtTGTTGTGTGCTTATGGCAGTTGTTGTGTGCTTATGGCAGCTCAGAGCTGTTCAGCTCAACTTACAAAGCATAATTCCAAATATGAGAGACTACCATTTTTCCAGGAAAAAAAAGTACAGGATTTTTGGCCATCCTCCATACTTTTATTCCAATCCAAGTCAAAAATCCTTATCCAATGGTGAACTCCATATCATCACCCAGCTCATCATCCAGATCCTCCACCTCTTCTTTCGCCTGTTGCTGTGCTGCTCTtgccgccctctctctctcaattggCTGTATATAATTGTCTTCAATGAagccatcatcatcttcctcatcctcttcctcgtcctcttcctcttcatcatgATCTGCTATTCCATTTGATACCATGGATGCTCCTCCCTGCGAGGCAAAGCCCACCTCATACACATCTGGGTCATAGTTGCTTTCCGAGTCGACGTTAGTAAAGCGTGAGTGACGATAGCTGGCCAGGTACTGGTGGAGGAGTTTGCATTTGGCCAGTACTGCAATGATGATGGACAGTGTTATGGCTGTAATCAGCACTCCCACTAGAAACTTCCAGTTGTGAGGGGGAACGCGACCAGCTGTAGTGTCTGTTGATGGAAAATGAGATGTCACCCACAGATCTGTATAACATATTTGTCAGTGTATTGAGAGGTGAATGCTTACCATTAAGGGTTGTGCTTGTTGGAGCTGGAGTGGAATAGAAGGGATCTTCAGCTAGTAGTTTCCTGTGGTTTACTTTTCCGCTGATATGTGTCTCCTTGAACCCTGAGAAAGTTACACACAAACCAAACTGTTATATGACACATTTACTTGAGTTAATTGAGCTGCTGTCTGAGGTGAATATTATAGGGCTAACCTTCATGGCCATGGTCATGTACATGTCCTTTTGATGCTTTGAATCTGGTCACTTTCTGGGCTCCCTTTGGCCCTTCATGTGGTGCAAAACTGTCACGAGGATTGCCTTGCAGGTCCAGGTAGGATAGGACACCTCTAAGTTCCTTCAAGGTGGTAGACACTGAAGGTTGCAGTCTGTTGTGCCCTAGAAAGAGCCTCTGCAATCTTGGCATGCCTTCAAAGGCTTCTGTGTCCACTACAGAGAGCTGGCACCAGCTGAGGTCCAGGACTTCCAGAGATGGGAGACTGCTGAATAAGCCTCTGGCCAGCAGGGGGAGGTAGTTAGCTGACAGATTCAGATGGACCAGCTTCTCAAACCTCTGCAGTGTTCTCGGAGTGTCGGGATGGCTCAGGATAAGACCATTCTTTGAGAGGTCCAGTCTGGTCACATTGGTCCATATTTCTTCTGGAATCTTTGTGAGCTTCTTCTGACTACAGTGGAATGATGCCTGAATTGCACAGGAATTGCACAGGAAGGATACATTTAACCCCACAATGttgtttaacatttctgtaacaTCAGAACACAAGTAAAATATCTATTGAACTGTCAAAGAAGTCATGAAGACACACTTAAGACATATTCATAATACTTTATCAAACTTATACATATAAATCAATTAAAACAATTGCATCTATATATAGACAAACCTGAAGTTAAATCATATTTAGTTGATGGTCTGTTCATTAAATCATTTTTGTTAATCACTCATTTGAATATTAACCAACCAAATTATTGTTCTGGGTATGTTTATAAGGACCAAAAGGGCTTACACTGAGAACGGCACAGTGAAATCATTACACCATAAGGTCCCGTGCCGTGACACTTTAGACAAGACCTTGCTCCAGAGTCAACTTGTCATCAAAAACAGGAAATTTGTGCCTACAAACAGGATATTCCCAGTCCTGTTATCCACTCAGTGGTCTGGAGAACAAAAGGGGTAAAAAAGCAAATGTTTTCCACACACCTTGCCTGTGTCCACCAAGCAGGGGCCAACGCTATGGAGGGAGCCGTCTGTGACAGTGGCAGAAACGCACAGAAGCAGGGACACACAGACCAGGTGACCCCACGACCCCATCCTCCCCCTGCttcctgagaaaaaaaaatcacagttcAACCAAAGATAACAAATACCAGTCTGACTAATGATGATGGCCTCTGTCTCGCAGTCTGGACATGTAGTCACTGTAAATTAAAGATCCtccataataatgataataatatgtttattttatatagcgcctttctcaaacccaagagaaacagtacaaacaaagaagacacaagaaaataagaaaatacaacaatacaacGACTATACAAAAAACAGGCAAACAATAGAAGATGATAGTACAGGGttatgtgttgggtgtggaggagaagttATCATTAAACCAAAAGGTCTAGAGATGTGTGTCTTGATAACAGACAGAATAGAGttagagtcagagtcagagtcatCATTAACCAGCAGTGT
This genomic interval carries:
- the c15h1orf210 gene encoding type III endosome membrane protein TEMP, with the translated sequence MGSWGHLVCVSLLLCVSATVTDGSLHSVGPCLVDTGKASFHCSQKKLTKIPEEIWTNVTRLDLSKNGLILSHPDTPRTLQRFEKLVHLNLSANYLPLLARGLFSSLPSLEVLDLSWCQLSVVDTEAFEGMPRLQRLFLGHNRLQPSVSTTLKELRGVLSYLDLQGNPRDSFAPHEGPKGAQKVTRFKASKGHVHDHGHEGFKETHISGKVNHRKLLAEDPFYSTPAPTSTTLNDTTAGRVPPHNWKFLVGVLITAITLSIIIAVLAKCKLLHQYLASYRHSRFTNVDSESNYDPDVYEVGFASQGGASMVSNGIADHDEEEEDEEEDEEDDDGFIEDNYIQPIERERAARAAQQQAKEEVEDLDDELGDDMEFTIG